The genomic window GGTAAAGGCAACAATGGATTGTTGTAATATTTTTTTGACTTCGATTCGGTGAGCGTTTGTTTGCTTGGTTTTTAAAGCGATTAATAATTCCGATCCAATAACAGGTTCTATAAATTGATCTTCACAAACTTTAATATTTGGACGCATGGCCACAAAAGTTTGACGACTGTTGAAAATATGGTAGTAGGAATTAAAAATTGATGTTTTATTGACCAATAATCCTTTGTAAACGGTGTAGTTATCAGATTGAATCCACGGATCAAACTTCGTTGGTTTTTCTTCCATGAGCTCCAGAAGTTCGTCGAGTGCTTCGTGTCCGGACTTTTTAAAGGATCGTTGCAGCTCTTTGAATTGTTTGTCTGAAGCCGTTTTTGTGTGTTCTGAATCAACAACGTGTATTCCAGAATCATTTATCTGTACTGCCAAAACTGGAAGCCCTAAATAATACGCAAAATTTGCAACAGCTTCCTGTGCGAGTTGTTGTCCAGACAGTGTGATAGGGTCTGTGATTGGCGCGGTCGCATCAAAGATTGCAAATTGTGCTGCACCAATTAGCGGCTTTAAAAAATTGCGTTCTGCTTTTTTGATATAAGGCGCCAAGGTTTCAATAGAAACAGAATTATTGACGGTTAAATATTCAAGGAGTGTATCGGTGTTTTTGATTATCATAATTGCGCGGCTTTTTGTGTTCCTGTTGGGTTTTTATCAAGCGTTGTTAATACGGTGTCTTCAAAACCACCAACGAGGGTGGCATCCCATCCGTTATAGTCTTGAATAAATTCAAAGGGTTCTAAGGTGGTGTCTCTATTGCTTTTCATGAGCGCAGAAAGTATAAACCACGCTTCTCGCTTGTCGGATCCAGAGCCCGCGCCAATACTAGCACCGGGAATGCCTGCACCAATTAATGAGGGATCGACTCCAGCAGCGGTTAATGCAGCTTGGATACCAGCACTTGTATCGTCTAAGTATGCGCCGTCATTCGTTCCTTTTTCAATTTCGGTGATTTTTAGTCCGGGCTGTGGCGTACCGTTGTCGTCTTTATAAATCATAGACATGATGGACTTACCACCGTTCTCAACTCCTCTAAGTGAGTTATCTAAGTTTTCTACAAACTGAGAGCGAATCTCTTGACGTTTGGCTGGGGTGAATGTTTTCCAATCTTCTTTGTAAGTGCGTTCAAAATATTCATCGAAGACTTCGACGTGAAAATTAACATTCATTTTATCCTCTAAAAAGGCTTTTTTGAATTTTGGAATCGAATTGATAATGTCTAACCATCCACTGCTATCAATAGATTGCCACTCTGGATCTGGATAATAATTTTCGTTGATAAGTGGGTAAAATATCGGACGTATAAAGTTCCGTATTTTATATTTTTTGCAGTGTTCTTTGACTTCTTCAGCACTCCAATAGCTGTCAATCAATGGTACTTTGGTTACATACTTTGAAGCCACATCAACGCCTTCTTCCCATTTGGAAGATATGTACATATTTTTAATGGAACGCGTGTTTTCATCCATGAGCTCGTAACGGCAATTGGCTGTTTGTTGTCTCTTAACTCGGTTGATGGTTTTGAAATCGTTTGACAAAATATACTCTGGGCATCCTAAATGCCAAAATTCTAAATCTGCAATTATTTCTTTAAAAAAACGCTTCATCTGGTTGCGCTTCCAAAATTCATGTATATCTGGATATTGGTGAATACATTTTTGTTGAATAATCCGTTTGTCGTCTTCGTGTGATTCTGAGGCGATTATAAAGCCCGAACCGTAATGGGCTTTCCTGTTGGTTCGCAAACCAGAACGCAAGGAACCAGCACCTCTAATTTTTTTAAGAACTTTTTGAGGATAGTCATTGTTAGCACCCCAAGCTGCAACTTTACCGTCTTCGTCATCGGTGTGTAAAATAACCGTGGTTACTTGTGCATCTGTTTTTTTACTCGAAGCAAAAGAAACGACCGCTTTTACATTGCCACCTGTAACGGCTACATCATTGCCGTAAAATTGTGTGCTCATTAGTAGTGTGTTTTTTTTCCATTAATCGAGGTGATTAATCGGATATGAATTTTTTTAGTTTCTCCGTTTTGAAGTTCTAAATTTCTGGTTCGGTTTTCGTAATGCCGTGGGTTTCGTTTCACTCCTGTTGGTGATTGCAATGCAACCAACATAGAAGCCATTGAAGGTGTGGATTTTTTGGAGCGTAATTTTTTGACTTGATTATATTCTAAATGCTTGCCTCCTGTTTTTGAAAATTTTTGATAAGTTCTAAACGTCACATCAAAAGGAATTGCGTTCCCTTCATGATCGACTCTGTCTATAATTGCGACGGCAGATTTAAAATCAAATCTATTTTTCATAATGCTAAATTAGGAGCATTGCAATTTTTAAAATAGGACATAAAAATTTTGTGAGAATTTGAATGAGAACTTCATTATTTTAAATCAAAACATCTGTTTTTTTCTGAATTACATTAATAAATTGTTTATTCCGTGCCAGTTTTACTGTTAAAATCTCATATTTTTTTTATTAAATTATTGATTTTCAAATTTTTATGTACTTTTTTTACCCTCTCAAATCTCTTTTTTGACAGTTCCCAACGCCGCATCCTTAGATAAATGACAATTGCCTGTATCGAAAACTAGGGATATATGAATTTTAGGTTACGAAAATCAAATAAATAGAGGAAGCGTCCAGTGTTCCTTGTCTTCCTTCAATAAATCTTTGTAGATGTCCCAGATAGGGATGTCGAATGCATCCGGTAGGTGAGTGGTGTGCTGTTGCTTCATGCTCTGGTTACGTTCGTCCTTCTTGACCTTCTGAATGCCATTCTTATCCTCAGCAGCTTCAGCGCGCTCGAGTCCAATGATAAGATCCGGGTTGTTTTGTTCGTTGATTGCGATGGATGGATAACGTGAACTGGTAGCCTTCAGCATCATGTTCATGAGTATATATTTCCCATTGTGAGGGGCCACAGGCTTACCTTTACTCTTATCATACACCGTCCACCCCTTCGATTCCAGTAGCCGCACGAGGACATCGCCATAGGTGTCGTTCGTACCCTTCTTGACTCGGGCGTTACCATCGTGACCATAATAGAGGTGAAGGACCTTGTTAGGCAGCGGCGCATAGTATTCCACAAAGTTATTAACGAGATCCTCGAGGTCTCGTGTCTCACTAGACTGAGACGCCCACATGGATTTAAGTACTTTGTATTGATTAGGCAAAGATTGACTAATCACAGCAGAGATAAATACCCCCCAATCGATCGAAAGGATAAGAGGACGCCCCTTATCAATGTCATTGTCCTGTTTACAATTGAAAGACTTCTCTGTATAATTAGCGGTAATTCCCTCCAGATAATCGTTATTATAATCGGTATAATAATGACTCTTTTTAAGTTGAGGATAAAATCCATTAAGAATCTCCTTAGGCCGTATATTTAATATTTCAGCATTGTAATATAAATCCGATGGTGATTCGTCCTTCATCTCTTCAAACCATTCTTCCCGTAAATTAAACTTATTGATTAAAGCACTCGCTTTGATAAAGGCATATTTCTCAGGCTTCTTTTTAGCCACTTTCTCAATATCCGTAAACCAGCGCCCTTTCTTAGTTAAAGGAGTAGAAGAGGCATAAATCTCAGCACCGAGCAAAGAACAATTTTCAAAACGGGCTTCTTTAGCTCTGTTGGTAGTTTTTACATTCGTAAATAGTTTCTCTGGATCAAACAAAGAAGCTTCATCTCCTAAAATACCAAATGAATTCAAACCACGTCCACTATTCGGACTATCGAGCGATACCAATTGAAAAACAGAACCATTCGAAAAATGTATAATGTTATCCCATTTGTCAGGCGCATAGATAGGCTCAGCAAATCCAAGTTTAGCACCTTTTTTCCCAACAACATAATCATAACCTTCATAAATCCCCAGAGCTGCCAAACCGTTTTTTGTTGATGGAAGTGTCCGGGACAAAATCTGTTGATACGTAGAACCAACCAAAGCAAACGAAGCACCAGGCATTTGCTTTACCATTTCCTTCATGAAAAATGCCAGAATAAACGATTTACCCGTGCCTCGACCCCATTCAAGATATATCTTCGTTTTTCCCAAAACAGTAACCGCCAAGACAGCCGCCAACTGCGCCGCATTCAAAACAATATCTAAGTACTTGCTTACTTTACTCATCCTCTTCCACTTCTTGAAATTCAGCATCTACCGTCATGTCGTTGAAGTCTAAAACACCCGTTGTCAAATGGCTTATAATCGCATCCGTCACCTCTTTAGGAATAGACATCTTAACAGGCTTATTGTCTAGTTTTTCAGGGTTGTAATTAATGGCATTTTCATTGTCAATATCTGAGTATTTACCCAACAAAGTCAAAGCCGTTCCTATGGCTTTCAGGTCCTTTGCCTTAATAGCCATCAATAAATACTTATGCGAATATTCATACAAGATTGACAAAGTGCCATCTCGATCCGCTTTCATCACATTACCAAACAACCGCTCTGCATCCCGAAGATCCCGATAGGCTTGCGCGCGACTGATTTCGTATTTTTCCATTAAAACGTTGGTCGATTGCTCTCTGGAGTGGAAATTTTGACGCAATGCAAATGCCGCCAACCAACGGTCTTTTATTTCTGTTTGGTTGGCGGTCAGTGGGTATTTTGTAGAATCCTTGTAATACGCAAAAAGCTTGTCAAAAGTAGAATCGCCTGTTTTTATTGTTGGTAGTTTTGATATTGCCATAATACAAAACTGGCAATTGTCAACTTTTTAGAATAGGACAAAAAAAAACTACCTTTAGAAGTAGTTTAATTTTCAATCATAACTAAAAAATTTAGTATAATATCTCCAAAAACTTCATCTAAAATATCAGTATCCCAAAAACCAACCGAAACGTTCGAAACAATATTATATTCCTTAAACTCCTGTTCCGAAAGTGTGCGGTTTGGAAGTCGCACATCAATAAGCTCCTCGCCCCGTCCTAAGTCCATCAGCACCTTAACACGTTGGTGACCGGCTATGATAGTCAGATCCGTATTAACTACCGGGATTTCAGCCAAATTGTAACGTTTCAAACTTTTTTTAAGTTTTTCCAGACGTTCTGGAGTAATTTTTCGAGGATTGTAATTGTAAGGAACCAAGTCCTTAACCTTTCGTTGTTCCGTGTGCCATTCTAAAGGCGCTAATGTTTCACTCATTTCTCATTTATTAAATTAGTTAATTGTTGCGCTTCATACTCATGCTGGAGCAACGTGCGCTCCGCCTTTTCAAAAGCAATTTTTAATTTTGTAGAATCCGATTTGGACAATTTTTGTCCAAACTGTTTTTTAAGGACTTCAACCTTCTTTTTATGCTTAGAAATTGTCGCTTTTTTATTCCCTCGAGTTTGAATCAACTGAGCTGGCGTCAAATCCTCAAAACTCCGAGGCTTGATATTCAAAACAACCTTGTGTTTCTTGTAATAATCCAATACTTTTTGAGACGTTTCAATCGCATCAAACAGATCTTCAATCATAATACACAACTTCAAAGCCGCCCCTTCTTCGTCCGGATGGAGCGCAGTAAGCTGCAAATGCAAAGAACAGGCACGTTTATAATTAGTGCTTTGTTCAATCAACATCGGATGCAATCCTATTGGCATTTCATTAATCCTATAAAATCCTCCAGAACTATGTTTGGTCACCACAGGCGTTGGCGTCTGAATCTTGGTTATAGGCTCTTGATCTTTAACACTAGGATCTTCAGCCTCCCGAAACTTCCCAAGCTCATACGCCAACTTCTCAGCATTGGCAAGGCTTTCTTTTCGCAAAAACAACCGAACCAAATTGGCACTATGCCCTTTTATGGACGCATACAATAAAACACCTTCGTTGTATTGACATCCGCCATCAAACCAATTATTAATTTTCATAGCGTAAAATTGACAATTGTCAACTTTTTAGAATAGGACATAAAAAAAACCACTGTTTAGAGTGGTTTTAATTTTTATTTGAAAGTCAAATTCTATACCAGA from Formosa sp. Hel1_33_131 includes these protein-coding regions:
- a CDS encoding ParB N-terminal domain-containing protein, whose product is MSETLAPLEWHTEQRKVKDLVPYNYNPRKITPERLEKLKKSLKRYNLAEIPVVNTDLTIIAGHQRVKVLMDLGRGEELIDVRLPNRTLSEQEFKEYNIVSNVSVGFWDTDILDEVFGDIILNFLVMIEN
- a CDS encoding DUF6712 family protein; the encoded protein is MIIKNTDTLLEYLTVNNSVSIETLAPYIKKAERNFLKPLIGAAQFAIFDATAPITDPITLSGQQLAQEAVANFAYYLGLPVLAVQINDSGIHVVDSEHTKTASDKQFKELQRSFKKSGHEALDELLELMEEKPTKFDPWIQSDNYTVYKGLLVNKTSIFNSYYHIFNSRQTFVAMRPNIKVCEDQFIEPVIGSELLIALKTKQTNAHRIEVKKILQQSIVAFTIMKTVDNGMFVLDAQGIHMKFDVLPYEKNVTNVNLKINDFLTRTKENKRIEGEEYLKIALGVITANATDFSEYTVKKTPDHVHLTDTKSIVGVL